The following proteins are encoded in a genomic region of Elgaria multicarinata webbii isolate HBS135686 ecotype San Diego chromosome 16, rElgMul1.1.pri, whole genome shotgun sequence:
- the NPTN gene encoding neuroplastin, with translation MLLRGSGPLPAVLSLLLAAAGSLFPTPADAQNAGFVKSPMSETKLTGDAFELYCDVVGNPTPEIQWWYAEVNRAESFKQLWDGARKRRVTINTAYGVNGVSVLRITRLTLEDSGTYECRASNDPRRNDLRQNPAITWIRAQATISVLQKPRINATNEVTIISSPSPPITLQCNLTSSPSPLSYSYWVKNGEEISGTRKPTDASTEYKIPKPRPDDSGEYLCVFAFTGSPVANATIEVKAAPDITGHKRSENKNEGQEAMMYCKSVGYPHPEWMWYKKVNGFSVAIDNSSGRFFILVKDNYTELSIVNLQINEDPGVYECNATNSIGSMAELTILRVRSHLAPLWPFLGILAEIIILVVIIVVYEKRKRPDEVPDDDEPAGPMKTNSTNNHKDKNLRQRNTN, from the exons ATGCTGCTGCGGGGCTCCGGGCCGCTTCCCGCggttctctccctcctcctggccGCGGCGGGGAGCCTTTTTCCGACGCCGGCCGACGCGCAGAACG CTGGGTTTGTCAAGTCGCCCATGTCAGAAACTAAACTCACGGGGGACGCCTTTGAGCTGTACTGTGACGTGGTTGGGAACCCCACTCCAGAGATCCAGTGGTGGTATGCTGAAGTCAACCGGGCTGAATCTTTCAAACAGCTATGGGATGGTGCTCGTAAGCGCCGTGTCACCATTAACACTGCCTACGGGGTGAATGGCGTGAGCGTGCTGAGAATTACTCGCCTTACCTTGGAAGACTCTGGGACTTACGAGTGCAGGGCAAGCAACGATCCTAGAAGGAATGACTTGAGGCAAAATCCTGCCATAACGTGGATACGAGCCCAGGCTACCATAAGCGTCCTTCAGA AGCCCAGGATCAATGCCACTAATGAGGTGACCATTATATCATCACCTTCACCTCCCATCACACTACAGTGCAACCTCACTTCAAGTCCCAGCCCCCTCAGTTACAGTTACTGGGTGAAAAATGGTGAAGAGATTTCAGGCACTAGAAAGCCTACAGATGCTTCTACAGAGTACAA AATCCCGAAGCCCAGGCCAGATGATTCAGGGGAAtacttgtgtgtgtttgcattcaCTGGCTCCCCTGTAGCTAATGCCACTATAGAAGTGAAAG cCGCTCCTGATATTACTGGGCACAAGCGAAGTGAGAACAAGAATGAAGGGCAGGAAGCAATGATGTATTGCAAATCTGTTGGCTACCCACACCCTGAATGGATGTGGTATAAGAAGGTCAATGGGTTTTCTGTG GCGATCGACAACTCTTCCGGCCGCTTCTTCATTCTAGTTAAAGATAACTACACCGAACTGAGCATCGTGAATCTTCAGATCAATGAGGATCCTGGCGTGTACGAATGCAACGCAACCAACTCGATTGGCTCTATGGCTGAACTGACCATCCTGCGTGTCCGCAGCCACTTGGCTCCTTTATGGCCCTTCCTGGGAATTCTGGCAGAAATAATCATTCTTGTTGTTATCATTGTGGTTTATGAGAAGAGGAAGCGGCCAGATGAGGTTCCTGACG